In Athalia rosae chromosome 6, iyAthRosa1.1, whole genome shotgun sequence, one DNA window encodes the following:
- the LOC105693672 gene encoding E3 ubiquitin-protein ligase listerin isoform X2 has protein sequence MGKNKQAQRTKNNARPSSSGRSAELLSASKPHFVSLLAVKDSGYDPILPGLTISTLDEIDVSKLDSNFQLLLKKMNKKDATTKLKALQEFTVLCNNSTPLTVRSVLPFWPRIYCVLAIDVNHRVREATHIAHLAVVKPVGRNIAPYLKQLAGPWFTSQYDTYAPAASAASNAFQEIFPPKKSTDAIVHCQEEILNYIHDNITIQTPQTLGNKKTGTPEEMEIRYQRLLISSLQGYSLYLKSIPVHQLEKVANIHANILSSNKFWKLAKHEVPLIRAGFFSVLAAMIQYTDELYKNEKKKLITAIMNNLDETDPGVSPVVWEAVLFVIHKIKNWHNVVSIEKLILPKLWRVLRDGGHGSASSIYPNLLPLISHFQLQNVDRIHLYTNFFDNLRKGFKVKSVQLSHLETLAVVTAFTECLRYVIHQNSNNQILCETLFQQQLVPALEWCLTKNSLIKQLLSNQITQLVCYWSKNREVADYKSYSYLVQQFWAELEAKLLDSLESTNLNFDAACISETHDSLIDLLLGLRNTSLVSRKHLRVKFFDPNEKVEKDEVVPQVANDDALYHMELAQLINKIASVCFASIEEDSSGIFVQTFYKLVFNFGSKDLLDAVVQSDNTGTSLFSIYDKHLKQWLIEKPKHIGIIMKLLFSIIKYFDESEKNAVLASIAQIDNEIVLRYGIEYALSKRNRGDPVVIEWISQTKVSTSLVEIAKQIATSDSTTNFNTNKNVLMLCFECQDNGDLIVGERTFECIVSILCNGVTEQSNKNSNALAELLSDLCMVTWSHKQPGLGAIKIVEALFQLSCRDDLDGSDFHVGNTVQNTWKLAVVEFINKLSSSKLLGLTKKCANILWEKIFKSKDILFTEKLVEVAATFITAMMKDGNQNALMGDVVMSFTSGAEITTWLSSPTTVVLYGEVVSGNLLVMETSFETQIGRDFIKVDLERKYPIDDIENCVKWAFFNIILLKKMFTTNRASEDIDEAGSNQIESMDTSKNTALPTIKDTLANILHVIAVGYLYSRHYASTKHYNSISTLLANLREEFKHTYTLLEPDVRESILRLIFENSRTNIGIWPYVLHLYCTELAPCTSLATYFKRNFSTLSSESSGTDEQAAYLHAVQVLPDYVNMADVPLELYDYINVLVIERSLLRDGSDEGIVQSFIATLDKMIKLYQEDSGFLLFGCDVSRVSWQELRIALEVIRFLRKTAATIPLKLNNVHWDFILISLASWQLSVNKSRQDCDNLQVTAFIVAVNQLFRVIQALLYKHEEEPIKALPLTMLDEWKNIFADDVHIVVIETWMYCSDLYNQHDISSTKIILLDNLGEALKLVDNEIFFKQQSSATLAPINSGQVIELSCKWLQSPVPSLQLSAYQALKKVIPELVSQDKTLIESENFNPNSLNIKKFEHILAATQSIVNAMLLDFKLCETVNCTIQPYTDSYIYTLGYLFTWAILLDMCSHAHAELRYQYSESLKDDFFPCLLNNLFRLMPVEVFHDNKNKAARLIEIFSTSPLFSFAESWTEWRLDHLVCWLYADSLRQLPVLVRQWWGAADSRVSAVVDRITTLYVSPMLCQEELQCNKLTNIENMQVKIHPTAREVIALYQVEDAKLELSIVLPVNHPLGPVTVEPGQHAGGGAQWRNCHMQLSIFLTHQV, from the exons atggggaaaaataaacagGCACAACGAACAAAGAATAATGCAAGG CCATCAAGCAGTGGTAGAAGTGCTGAGCTGCTAAGCGCTTCCAAACCACATTTTGTTAGTCTTTTGGCAGTAAAGGATAGCGGATATGATCCCATTTTACCAGGACTAACTATAAGTACGCTGGATGAAATTGATGTCAGTAAATTAGATTCAAACTTTCAACTGctattgaagaaaatgaataaaaaagatgcAACTACTAAATTGAAG GCATTGCAAGAATTTACCGTTCTGTGTAACAACTCAACACCACTGACTGTTCGGTCCGTTCTGCCATTTTGGCCACGTATATATTGCGTTCTGGCAATTGATGTTAACCACAGAGTAAGAGAAGCTACTCACATTGCTCATTTAGCTGTTGTTAAACCTGTGGGTAGAAATATTGCACCATACCTAAAACAGCTAGCTGGACCATGGTTCACCTCTCAATATGATACATATGCACCTGCAGCATCTGCTGCTAGTAACGCGTTTCAG gaAATATTCCCCCCTAAAAAATCAACTGATGCGATAGTCCACTGTCAGGAAGagatattaaattatattcaCGATAATATTACGATTCAAACTCCACAGACccttggaaataaaaa AACAGGAACACCAGAGGAAATGGAAATCAGATATCAGCGATTACTGATATCAAGTTTGCAAGGTTACTCGTTATACTTAAAATCAATTCCAGTTCACCAGCTAGAAAAAGTTGCAAACATCCACGCAAACATCTTATCAAGTAACAAATTCTGGAAATTGGCAAAGCATGAAGTTCCACTAATCAGAGCTGGATTCTTCAGTGTGCTCGCAGCAATGATCCAATACACTGATGAgctgtataaaaatgaaaaaaaaaagttgatcaCCGCTATTATGAACAATCTCGATGAAACAGATCCTGGCGTGTCACCCGTCGTATGGGAAGCTGTATTGTTTGTGATACATAAAATTAAG aattggCATAACGTAGTTAGCATTGAAAAGCTCATATTGCCCAAGTTGTGGCGTGTTCTAAGAGATGGGGGACATGGTAGCGCTAGCTCTATCTATCCTAATTTATTACCATTGATTAGTCATTTTCAACTACAAAATGTGGACAGAATACATTTGTATACAAACTTCTTTGATAATCTCCGAAAAGG CTTTAAAGTCAAAAGTGTTCAGCTTAGTCACTTGGAGACGTTAGCCGTGGTGACGGCATTCACAGAGTGTTTACGTTATGTGATACACCAGAACAGTAACAATCAAATTTTGTGTGAGACTTTATTCCAACAACAG TTGGTGCCAGCATTGGAGTGGTGCCTTACGAAAAATTCACTGATAAAACAATTACTTTCAAATCAAATAACACAGCTCGTTTGTTATTGGAGTAAAAATCGTGAGGTTGCTGATTACAAATCATATTCTTATTTGGTTCAACAATTTTGGGCTGAACTCGAGGCCAAATTATTAGATTCACTAGAATCAACAAATCTAAATTTCGATGCGGCTTGTATTTCTGAAACACACGATTCATTAATTGACTTATTGCTGGGTTTGCGAAATACCTCGCTAGTAAGCCGTAAACACTTGAGggtaaagtttttcgatccaaacgAGAAAGTAGAGAAAGATGAAGTCGTGCCTCAAGTCGCAAATGATGATGCATTGTATCACATGGAGTTAGCTCaactgataaataaaatagctTCGGTTTGTTTTGCTAGCATTGAAGAAGATTCGTCTGGAATATTTGTCCAAACCTTTTACAaattagtttttaatttcGGAAGCAAAGATCTTCTGGATGCCGTAGTTCAATCGGACAATACAGGTACCAGTCTGTTCAGCATCTATGACAAACATTTGAAGCAATGGTTGATCGAAAAACCCAAACACATTGGAATTATAATGAAGCTGTTATTTAGTataatcaaatatttcgacgaatcagaaaaaaatgcgGTCCTTGCTTCAATCGCTCAG aTCGACAATGAAATTGTGCTTAGGTATGGAATTGAGTATGCTTTGTCAAAACGGAATAGAGGCGATCCAGTAGTGATAGAGTGGATTTCACAAACTAAAGTCTCCACCTCGTTAGTTGAAATTGCTAAACAGATAGCAACTAGTGATTCAACAACTAACTTTAACACTAATAAGAATGTTCTAATGCTTTGTTTTGAATGCCAAGATAATGGTG ATTTAATTGTCGGTGAACGCACATTCGAGTGTATTGTATCAATTCTTTGCAATGGAGTGACCGAACAAagtaacaaaaattcaaatgccCTTGCGGAATTGCTGTCTGATCTATGTATGGTAACTTGGAGTCATAAACAACCGGGACTAGGGGCTATTAAAATAGTAGAGGCTCTGTTTCAACTCAGCTGTAGAGATGACTTGGATGGCAGTGATTTCCATGTAGGAAATACTGTACAAAATACTTGGAAACTCGCAGTTGTGGAATTCATTAATAAACTTTCTTCATCTAAGCTACTTGGTTTGACTAAGAAGTGTGCTAATATTCTTtgggaaaaaatcttcaaatc AAAAGATATACTGTTCACCGAAAAACTTGTGGAAGTTGCCGCAACATTTATAACAGCAATGATGAAAGATGGTAACCAGAATGCTCTCATGGGAGATGTTGTTATGTCTTTTACGAGTGGAGCAGAAATAACAACGTGGTTGTCGAGCCCAACAACTGTTGTTTTATATGGAGAAGTAGTATCGGGTAATTTGTTAGTGATGGAAACCTCTTTTGAGACTCAAATTGGTCGAGACTTTATTAAGGTCGATTTGGAACGAAAGTATCCTATTGACGATATAGAAAACTGCGTTAAATGGgcttttttcaatataatattgttgaaaaaaatgtttacaaCAAATCGCGCGAGCGAAGATATTGACGAGGCTGGTTCAAACCAAATAGAAAGTATGGATACTTCAAAAAATACTGCCTTGCCTACTATCAAAGATACTCTGGCAAATATATTACACGTCATTGCTGTAGGATATTTATATAGTCGGCATTACGCATCT ACGAAACATTATAATTCCATCAGTACCCTGCTTGCTAATCTGCGTGAAGAATTCaagcatacgtatacattgcTTGAACCCGATGTACGTGAAAGCATTCTCAGACTCATCTTTGAAAA ttctcGTACCAATATTGGAATTTGGCCTTATGTATTACACCTCTATTGTACAGAACTCGCACCGTGTACTAGCCTGGCTACTTATTTCAAGAGAAATTTCAGCACCTTAAGTTCTGAGTCCAGTGGTACCGATGAACAGGCCGCTTACCTTCATGCTGTTCAA GTACTACCTGATTATGTTAATATGGCAGATGTTCCGTTAGAACTGTATGACTATATCAATGTACTTGTAATAGAACGCAGTTTATTGCGCGATGGATCAGATGAAGGCATTGTTCAATCTTTCATTGCAACCCTGGACAAAATGATAAAACTTTATCAAGAAGACAGTGGTTTCTTATTGTTTGGGTG TGATGTATCTCGGGTATCCTGGCAAGAGTTGAGAATAGCCTTGGAAGTTATAAGGTTCCTGAGAAAAACTGCAGCAACAATACCATTGAAGCTTAATAATGTGCATTGGGATTTTATACTCATATCACTAGCTTCTTGGCAACTTTCAGTGAACAAATCTAGACAGGACTGTGATAATTTGCAG GTAACAGCTTTCATTGTTGCTGTTAATCAATTGTTTCGAGTGATACAAGCACTTCTGTATAAGCATGAAGAAGAGCCTATAAAAGCATTGCCTCTGACAATGTTGGACGAgtggaaaaacatttttgcagACGATGTGCATATCGTCGTCATTGAGACTTGGATGTATTGTTCCG ATTTGTACAATCAACACGACATATCATCAACAAAAATCATTTTGCTGGACAATTTGGGCGAAGCTCTAAAATTAGTTGATAATGAAATCTTCTTCAAACAGCAAAGTAGCGCCACACTTGCACCAATCAACTCTGGACAAGTAATTGAGCTATCATGTAAATGGCTCCAATCACCTGTTCCAAGTCTTCAACTGTCTGCTTATCAAGCtttgaaaaaagttattcCAGAGCTTGTGTCACAAGACAAAACTCTTAtagaatcagaaaatttcaaccctaactcattaaatataaaaaaatttgagcacATCCTTGCGGCTACACAGAGTATAGTCAATGCTATGCTACTGGATTTCAA ATTGTGCGAAACTGTGAACTGCACGATTCAACCATACACTGACTCTTATATTTATACCCTTGGTTATCTATTTACATGGGCCATTCTTCTGGATATGTGTTCTCATGCTCATGCCGAATTACGCTACCAATATTCTGAATCACTCAA GGACGATTTCTTTCCCTGTTTGTTGAATAATCTTTTTCGGTTGATGCCTGTCGAAGTTTttcatgataataaaaataaggctGCCAGgctgattgaaatattttctacttCTCCGTTGTTTAGCTTCGCAG AGAGTTGGACCGAATGGAGACTGGATCATCTAGTTTGCTGGTTATATGCTGATAGTTTACGACAGCTTCCTGTTCTGGTCAGACAGTGGTGGGGAGCTGCAGACAGTAGAGTTAGTGCCGTGGTAGATAGAATCACAACTCTGTATGTCAGCCCTATGCTTTGCCAGGAAGAACTTCAATGCAATAAGCTGACCAACATTGAAAATATGCAG GTCAAAATACACCCAACAGCAAGAGAAGTTATAGCACTTTACCAAGTGGAAGATGCAAAGTTGGAACTCAGTATAGTTTTACCTGTTAATCACCCATTAGGACCAGTGACTGTGGAGCCTGGACAGCATGCAGGTGGTGGGGCTCAGTGGAGAAACTGTCACATGcagctttcaatttttttaacacaTCAGGTTTGA
- the LOC105693672 gene encoding E3 ubiquitin-protein ligase listerin isoform X1: protein MGKNKQAQRTKNNARPSSSGRSAELLSASKPHFVSLLAVKDSGYDPILPGLTISTLDEIDVSKLDSNFQLLLKKMNKKDATTKLKALQEFTVLCNNSTPLTVRSVLPFWPRIYCVLAIDVNHRVREATHIAHLAVVKPVGRNIAPYLKQLAGPWFTSQYDTYAPAASAASNAFQEIFPPKKSTDAIVHCQEEILNYIHDNITIQTPQTLGNKKTGTPEEMEIRYQRLLISSLQGYSLYLKSIPVHQLEKVANIHANILSSNKFWKLAKHEVPLIRAGFFSVLAAMIQYTDELYKNEKKKLITAIMNNLDETDPGVSPVVWEAVLFVIHKIKNWHNVVSIEKLILPKLWRVLRDGGHGSASSIYPNLLPLISHFQLQNVDRIHLYTNFFDNLRKGFKVKSVQLSHLETLAVVTAFTECLRYVIHQNSNNQILCETLFQQQLVPALEWCLTKNSLIKQLLSNQITQLVCYWSKNREVADYKSYSYLVQQFWAELEAKLLDSLESTNLNFDAACISETHDSLIDLLLGLRNTSLVSRKHLRVKFFDPNEKVEKDEVVPQVANDDALYHMELAQLINKIASVCFASIEEDSSGIFVQTFYKLVFNFGSKDLLDAVVQSDNTGTSLFSIYDKHLKQWLIEKPKHIGIIMKLLFSIIKYFDESEKNAVLASIAQIDNEIVLRYGIEYALSKRNRGDPVVIEWISQTKVSTSLVEIAKQIATSDSTTNFNTNKNVLMLCFECQDNGDLIVGERTFECIVSILCNGVTEQSNKNSNALAELLSDLCMVTWSHKQPGLGAIKIVEALFQLSCRDDLDGSDFHVGNTVQNTWKLAVVEFINKLSSSKLLGLTKKCANILWEKIFKSKDILFTEKLVEVAATFITAMMKDGNQNALMGDVVMSFTSGAEITTWLSSPTTVVLYGEVVSGNLLVMETSFETQIGRDFIKVDLERKYPIDDIENCVKWAFFNIILLKKMFTTNRASEDIDEAGSNQIESMDTSKNTALPTIKDTLANILHVIAVGYLYSRHYASTKHYNSISTLLANLREEFKHTYTLLEPDVRESILRLIFENSRTNIGIWPYVLHLYCTELAPCTSLATYFKRNFSTLSSESSGTDEQAAYLHAVQVLPDYVNMADVPLELYDYINVLVIERSLLRDGSDEGIVQSFIATLDKMIKLYQEDSGFLLFGCDVSRVSWQELRIALEVIRFLRKTAATIPLKLNNVHWDFILISLASWQLSVNKSRQDCDNLQVTAFIVAVNQLFRVIQALLYKHEEEPIKALPLTMLDEWKNIFADDVHIVVIETWMYCSDLYNQHDISSTKIILLDNLGEALKLVDNEIFFKQQSSATLAPINSGQVIELSCKWLQSPVPSLQLSAYQALKKVIPELVSQDKTLIESENFNPNSLNIKKFEHILAATQSIVNAMLLDFKLCETVNCTIQPYTDSYIYTLGYLFTWAILLDMCSHAHAELRYQYSESLKDDFFPCLLNNLFRLMPVEVFHDNKNKAARLIEIFSTSPLFSFAESWTEWRLDHLVCWLYADSLRQLPVLVRQWWGAADSRVSAVVDRITTLYVSPMLCQEELQCNKLTNIENMQVKIHPTAREVIALYQVEDAKLELSIVLPVNHPLGPVTVEPGQHAGGGAQWRNCHMQLSIFLTHQNGSVWDGLTLWKNNLDKRFSGVEECYICFSIVHATSNQIPKLSCHTCRKKFHTPCLYKWFNTSQKSTCPICRNIF from the exons atggggaaaaataaacagGCACAACGAACAAAGAATAATGCAAGG CCATCAAGCAGTGGTAGAAGTGCTGAGCTGCTAAGCGCTTCCAAACCACATTTTGTTAGTCTTTTGGCAGTAAAGGATAGCGGATATGATCCCATTTTACCAGGACTAACTATAAGTACGCTGGATGAAATTGATGTCAGTAAATTAGATTCAAACTTTCAACTGctattgaagaaaatgaataaaaaagatgcAACTACTAAATTGAAG GCATTGCAAGAATTTACCGTTCTGTGTAACAACTCAACACCACTGACTGTTCGGTCCGTTCTGCCATTTTGGCCACGTATATATTGCGTTCTGGCAATTGATGTTAACCACAGAGTAAGAGAAGCTACTCACATTGCTCATTTAGCTGTTGTTAAACCTGTGGGTAGAAATATTGCACCATACCTAAAACAGCTAGCTGGACCATGGTTCACCTCTCAATATGATACATATGCACCTGCAGCATCTGCTGCTAGTAACGCGTTTCAG gaAATATTCCCCCCTAAAAAATCAACTGATGCGATAGTCCACTGTCAGGAAGagatattaaattatattcaCGATAATATTACGATTCAAACTCCACAGACccttggaaataaaaa AACAGGAACACCAGAGGAAATGGAAATCAGATATCAGCGATTACTGATATCAAGTTTGCAAGGTTACTCGTTATACTTAAAATCAATTCCAGTTCACCAGCTAGAAAAAGTTGCAAACATCCACGCAAACATCTTATCAAGTAACAAATTCTGGAAATTGGCAAAGCATGAAGTTCCACTAATCAGAGCTGGATTCTTCAGTGTGCTCGCAGCAATGATCCAATACACTGATGAgctgtataaaaatgaaaaaaaaaagttgatcaCCGCTATTATGAACAATCTCGATGAAACAGATCCTGGCGTGTCACCCGTCGTATGGGAAGCTGTATTGTTTGTGATACATAAAATTAAG aattggCATAACGTAGTTAGCATTGAAAAGCTCATATTGCCCAAGTTGTGGCGTGTTCTAAGAGATGGGGGACATGGTAGCGCTAGCTCTATCTATCCTAATTTATTACCATTGATTAGTCATTTTCAACTACAAAATGTGGACAGAATACATTTGTATACAAACTTCTTTGATAATCTCCGAAAAGG CTTTAAAGTCAAAAGTGTTCAGCTTAGTCACTTGGAGACGTTAGCCGTGGTGACGGCATTCACAGAGTGTTTACGTTATGTGATACACCAGAACAGTAACAATCAAATTTTGTGTGAGACTTTATTCCAACAACAG TTGGTGCCAGCATTGGAGTGGTGCCTTACGAAAAATTCACTGATAAAACAATTACTTTCAAATCAAATAACACAGCTCGTTTGTTATTGGAGTAAAAATCGTGAGGTTGCTGATTACAAATCATATTCTTATTTGGTTCAACAATTTTGGGCTGAACTCGAGGCCAAATTATTAGATTCACTAGAATCAACAAATCTAAATTTCGATGCGGCTTGTATTTCTGAAACACACGATTCATTAATTGACTTATTGCTGGGTTTGCGAAATACCTCGCTAGTAAGCCGTAAACACTTGAGggtaaagtttttcgatccaaacgAGAAAGTAGAGAAAGATGAAGTCGTGCCTCAAGTCGCAAATGATGATGCATTGTATCACATGGAGTTAGCTCaactgataaataaaatagctTCGGTTTGTTTTGCTAGCATTGAAGAAGATTCGTCTGGAATATTTGTCCAAACCTTTTACAaattagtttttaatttcGGAAGCAAAGATCTTCTGGATGCCGTAGTTCAATCGGACAATACAGGTACCAGTCTGTTCAGCATCTATGACAAACATTTGAAGCAATGGTTGATCGAAAAACCCAAACACATTGGAATTATAATGAAGCTGTTATTTAGTataatcaaatatttcgacgaatcagaaaaaaatgcgGTCCTTGCTTCAATCGCTCAG aTCGACAATGAAATTGTGCTTAGGTATGGAATTGAGTATGCTTTGTCAAAACGGAATAGAGGCGATCCAGTAGTGATAGAGTGGATTTCACAAACTAAAGTCTCCACCTCGTTAGTTGAAATTGCTAAACAGATAGCAACTAGTGATTCAACAACTAACTTTAACACTAATAAGAATGTTCTAATGCTTTGTTTTGAATGCCAAGATAATGGTG ATTTAATTGTCGGTGAACGCACATTCGAGTGTATTGTATCAATTCTTTGCAATGGAGTGACCGAACAAagtaacaaaaattcaaatgccCTTGCGGAATTGCTGTCTGATCTATGTATGGTAACTTGGAGTCATAAACAACCGGGACTAGGGGCTATTAAAATAGTAGAGGCTCTGTTTCAACTCAGCTGTAGAGATGACTTGGATGGCAGTGATTTCCATGTAGGAAATACTGTACAAAATACTTGGAAACTCGCAGTTGTGGAATTCATTAATAAACTTTCTTCATCTAAGCTACTTGGTTTGACTAAGAAGTGTGCTAATATTCTTtgggaaaaaatcttcaaatc AAAAGATATACTGTTCACCGAAAAACTTGTGGAAGTTGCCGCAACATTTATAACAGCAATGATGAAAGATGGTAACCAGAATGCTCTCATGGGAGATGTTGTTATGTCTTTTACGAGTGGAGCAGAAATAACAACGTGGTTGTCGAGCCCAACAACTGTTGTTTTATATGGAGAAGTAGTATCGGGTAATTTGTTAGTGATGGAAACCTCTTTTGAGACTCAAATTGGTCGAGACTTTATTAAGGTCGATTTGGAACGAAAGTATCCTATTGACGATATAGAAAACTGCGTTAAATGGgcttttttcaatataatattgttgaaaaaaatgtttacaaCAAATCGCGCGAGCGAAGATATTGACGAGGCTGGTTCAAACCAAATAGAAAGTATGGATACTTCAAAAAATACTGCCTTGCCTACTATCAAAGATACTCTGGCAAATATATTACACGTCATTGCTGTAGGATATTTATATAGTCGGCATTACGCATCT ACGAAACATTATAATTCCATCAGTACCCTGCTTGCTAATCTGCGTGAAGAATTCaagcatacgtatacattgcTTGAACCCGATGTACGTGAAAGCATTCTCAGACTCATCTTTGAAAA ttctcGTACCAATATTGGAATTTGGCCTTATGTATTACACCTCTATTGTACAGAACTCGCACCGTGTACTAGCCTGGCTACTTATTTCAAGAGAAATTTCAGCACCTTAAGTTCTGAGTCCAGTGGTACCGATGAACAGGCCGCTTACCTTCATGCTGTTCAA GTACTACCTGATTATGTTAATATGGCAGATGTTCCGTTAGAACTGTATGACTATATCAATGTACTTGTAATAGAACGCAGTTTATTGCGCGATGGATCAGATGAAGGCATTGTTCAATCTTTCATTGCAACCCTGGACAAAATGATAAAACTTTATCAAGAAGACAGTGGTTTCTTATTGTTTGGGTG TGATGTATCTCGGGTATCCTGGCAAGAGTTGAGAATAGCCTTGGAAGTTATAAGGTTCCTGAGAAAAACTGCAGCAACAATACCATTGAAGCTTAATAATGTGCATTGGGATTTTATACTCATATCACTAGCTTCTTGGCAACTTTCAGTGAACAAATCTAGACAGGACTGTGATAATTTGCAG GTAACAGCTTTCATTGTTGCTGTTAATCAATTGTTTCGAGTGATACAAGCACTTCTGTATAAGCATGAAGAAGAGCCTATAAAAGCATTGCCTCTGACAATGTTGGACGAgtggaaaaacatttttgcagACGATGTGCATATCGTCGTCATTGAGACTTGGATGTATTGTTCCG ATTTGTACAATCAACACGACATATCATCAACAAAAATCATTTTGCTGGACAATTTGGGCGAAGCTCTAAAATTAGTTGATAATGAAATCTTCTTCAAACAGCAAAGTAGCGCCACACTTGCACCAATCAACTCTGGACAAGTAATTGAGCTATCATGTAAATGGCTCCAATCACCTGTTCCAAGTCTTCAACTGTCTGCTTATCAAGCtttgaaaaaagttattcCAGAGCTTGTGTCACAAGACAAAACTCTTAtagaatcagaaaatttcaaccctaactcattaaatataaaaaaatttgagcacATCCTTGCGGCTACACAGAGTATAGTCAATGCTATGCTACTGGATTTCAA ATTGTGCGAAACTGTGAACTGCACGATTCAACCATACACTGACTCTTATATTTATACCCTTGGTTATCTATTTACATGGGCCATTCTTCTGGATATGTGTTCTCATGCTCATGCCGAATTACGCTACCAATATTCTGAATCACTCAA GGACGATTTCTTTCCCTGTTTGTTGAATAATCTTTTTCGGTTGATGCCTGTCGAAGTTTttcatgataataaaaataaggctGCCAGgctgattgaaatattttctacttCTCCGTTGTTTAGCTTCGCAG AGAGTTGGACCGAATGGAGACTGGATCATCTAGTTTGCTGGTTATATGCTGATAGTTTACGACAGCTTCCTGTTCTGGTCAGACAGTGGTGGGGAGCTGCAGACAGTAGAGTTAGTGCCGTGGTAGATAGAATCACAACTCTGTATGTCAGCCCTATGCTTTGCCAGGAAGAACTTCAATGCAATAAGCTGACCAACATTGAAAATATGCAG GTCAAAATACACCCAACAGCAAGAGAAGTTATAGCACTTTACCAAGTGGAAGATGCAAAGTTGGAACTCAGTATAGTTTTACCTGTTAATCACCCATTAGGACCAGTGACTGTGGAGCCTGGACAGCATGCAGGTGGTGGGGCTCAGTGGAGAAACTGTCACATGcagctttcaatttttttaacacaTCAG AATGGATCTGTGTGGGATGGTTTGACTCTCTGGAAAAACAACTTGGACAAAAGGTTTTCTGGTGTGGAAGAGTGTTACATCTGTTTCAGTATCGTTCACGCCACTTCAAACCAGATACCAAAGCTTTCGTGCCACACTTGTCGCAAGAAATTCCACACACCGTGTTTG TACAAATGGTTCAATACAAGTCAGAAATCAACATGTCCAATTTGCCGAAACATATTCTAA